DNA from Macadamia integrifolia cultivar HAES 741 chromosome 12, SCU_Mint_v3, whole genome shotgun sequence:
atttccgatgtgggactaaaactagAGAGGATATTCCAAAAagccttgcttttggacaaaggggtttgggcctGATAGaagccgaggtgcagcacgaccttatggaggccgaggtggagcacgacctgatggaggccgaggtggagcacgacctgatcgaggccgaggtgcagcacggcttgatgtgggccgaggtggagcacgacccgttgtaggccgaggtggagcacggcctgttggaggccgaggtgtagcacggcctgttggaggccgaggtgcagcacggcctgttggaggccgaggtgcagcatggcctgatgtaGGCAGAGGTGGAGCACGGCTCGTTGGAGGCCAACGTGGAGCATGACCCGTTGGAGGCTGAGGTGCAGCACAGCCTgttggaggctgaggtggagcacggcttgttggaggccgaggtgcagcacggcctgatgtaggccgaggtggagcacggcctattggaggtagaggtgcagcacggcctgatgtaggccgaggtggagcacgaccttttggaggccgaggtggagcacggcctgatggaggccgaggtggagcacgacctgttggaggccgaggtggagcacggctttTTAGAGGCCACGGTGGAGCACGGCTTTTTAGAGGCCATGgtgcagcacgacctgatgtaggccgaggtggagcacgacctgctggaggccgaggtgcagcacgacctgttggaggccgaggggtgacaaacaacaataatccacaacatcaaattctaatttttgaaaacattttctcttgaaagtttatagcaaaatatggtcattttctactctaagtttgaaaattctcaaagtctaaaatatccaacatgtaatccttcatattgtcatcattgccggggggtgacaaaattcggtgtctacaagtgggtcacttaggtgggcggaTTCGCCCgcttgtgaccgcccacctgttggtcgaaacttagccaacaagtgagatttcgatggaattcgactctcagcatgtgTTTCACTCTCGGTACcagatatattatacgtatacactttaggatacgactacataccagcgttatccgtacatggccttatgatacatgcatgtatacggcttgggtacacctgtctcttctggcattaACTCGGatttgtctggccaacctgtgttcaaagtcacccttgccatcatggtccataaggaacccgccttaaccctctctggttcgggtcctgcatggttaaaccgagtcaatcgtgtaattaaaccaggtttaaaaagtagggtatcacaatatatatatatatatatgttttaacTGCATTCTTTAAAGTGTCCAATATTTGTAAccttccttaccaaaaaaaaaatatatatatatatatatatatttgtaaccttactttatttgtcttttagtatgatatatatatatatatatatcgggaTGATGGCTAATTCTATCATATCACATGTGTTCAAAAAAATGCGTAAACAATCACaattttgataatgacataatgatacatcattttcaaataattttaaaaacccATTTTGAAACCTAACTTTTAGAATAAGACAAGatataattaaaagaaggtGTCAAAGTTCTAAatatacacacacatatatatatatatatatatatataagcatcATTTAAAAAGTTTGGATTCTCTCCATCCGGTTATACCCTCCAATTCCATCTCATACCATCCACTCCATGGATGGTAAGCCGGATGAAGAGGATCTGGGCTCTCATTTAGACGGTCCctttataaaaaattatagaataaTAAGaaccattaaaagaaaaactttgggtgggaagcatggaaAAAGTTTTTGACTCTTGCAGATGATGACCACCTATAACATTAGACACTAATATGATCCTAACAAATCATGACTCATGCTATCTATATAATCTTAAGAAATACAATCTAGTTCACTAAAAGAATtggaagctaaaaaaaaaaacaacataacaACTTTTAGATTAACAATTtcaaccagaaaaagaaaaaaaaaatacattgaaTTCTATTTTTCAGTTAATAATTTAGCAAATACAAACATAGATGAGTTATACTAGACCATCAAATGATCACTGAAAATTAGATAAACTAAAAAATGTTAATCAACCACAAAGAAAAAGTGATTTAATTCAACTAGGAAATTGGAGAGTATACAGCTCAAGGCTCTTTTGAGAGAGCAAAGATCTTGAAGCCAAGGAATTAAAAGAGGAATAAGAAAAAGACCTCAAAGCAACAGTTTTATAGGTGTACATAGAACATATAATCTTCTTTTGATTACTTTTGTTTCATTCCTAAAAATTCTCTAAGTTGGAGTgaaaaaagtttcaaaataaattgATTACTTACCATTATGCCATTGTCAAGAATTATTATACCATTgttaaaagaaatatatatatatatatatatatacacacactaaAAGACtaaaagtataaaaaatatgattacaaaattatttaacaactcaaatggtgtcaataagaaaatctcttttctATATAGAGAACAAGGAGAAGATGAATCTTATGCTTACATGAAAATGATCCGGGTGTCTGAAGGACAAATATTTCATAAGGAtaagattataaaaaaaaaaaaccaaatgcaatttaatttaattctaaattcacataaaacaaataaataatcagaattctttgaaataaaaaaatcccatgaGTATTgatgctctcattggccctccTGCCGGAGCTAGAGCAGGGCCACGCAACAATCCATTGATCTcttaccaagaaaaagaaagaaaaagaagaagaatgtatCATAAACTTCGACCCTATGACAAAAATGAATACCAAACCTCGGATTCCATTCTTCTCAAATTAATTGGGTGCCTAATTAGTGATCCAAGGGTAgatctggctcctctccttAGCTGATCGCCATGGTTTGCCCATAGCTATCTGGGCAATCGACACGTGTCCAAATGGTGATCCAACGACTACGCTTTTACTGACCAAAACAAAGGCATGCCCAGAACTGTTGAATCATTGCTTGAACACATGTCGATCACCCAAGTAGCTATGGACAAGACCTAGGCGAGAGAATCCCTATCCTCTAGGGTTGGGAGGACCAGGACATGCATATGTGCATATCTTCAGGTCCTCATAGCCGATGGATCAATTATTGGGTGCCTAATTAATTAGAGAAGATCTTTTCCGACAAACACAATCTCAAAGGAATTTAGATCCACTACTCGTACGATCACCTAGTCATTCATGTGAGTATTCAACATTTATCCATTTTACTTCCAAAATTATCTCTCCTCACCCTTGTAATGATAAGAAATGAGACAATTATTGAATACTCACATGTGCAATCAGGTGATCCTAGGAGCAAAAGATCCGAACTCCAACCCTAAGACTATGCCCAACCCATATGGCCATACCCAGTCTATTTGCAGTGCGGTGGGCACAAACCTGCAGAGACTGAAGCTGCCagtcttcttccttccttccatGGACCACTACCGATATATCCGCAATCTTTTGCAAGGAAAGATCTTTGGGATAAAAATATGGGAAGAAGATATCTTTTGACATTAATAAACGAAACGAATCCTTACAAGCAAATCTCATACTTCTCACTGTAACATAGAAGAGCGTCgaaattttctatttcagtCGTCAGACTTGACCAGTTCCAGCTTACAGATCTCCAATCCCAATCTTCGTTCCACTGAACAATCAATTCTCATTTTCTGAATAAATTTCAGATCACACGCAatcaaatgaaacccaattatcaatttcattcaatctcTAACCTGAAACCACGGATTCTCGATTTTGAACCAAGAAGTGGGAGGAAGGAAGGTGGAAGGAGATGTGGGGAGGTCGCTTTTTTCGTTTTTACCTTCTTCACGAGTGGTCGGAAGAGGCGATGGTAATTCGGAATTGTGGAGGCCGATCAGGTGCGCCATTCCGTTTCCAGAAAGCCCTCCTCCACCAAACCTCGAACCCCCTTTGAATATTGGGGCAATCGTCACCGGAGTTGAGGAATCGATTGAACCAGGCAAGCAGAATCTCCTGCTGCAAGGGCAATGGCAGAGTAAGGATGGTGTTGCTGAGGCCATCTTCAATCAGGTGACGATCGAGACCTTTAGATGCCCCCCTCCTCATCCACCCAAAATCGTCGTAAAACGGTTCCAGCCATGTCTGCAAGAGCAAGCATCTCACCTCCTTGGAAGCCAGGAGCTGTCCCTTCCCAATCCCAACGAAGAGTCTTGCAGTTACCCTGCTCACCTCGTACCGGTGAACCGCAGGAACCCTAGGGTGGGCTTCTGACAGATCCCCCTGAGATGCCCAAGTCTTCAAGAAATCCTCCGCGATCTGGCGATCGATCAGGATGTCCAGAATCCAGTGAAGGTTGTCAGCCTGGCGTGCAATCTGACCGGCATCATGAAGGTCCGATGATGCCGCCCTGAGGAAATGCTCGCGAAGGAGTTGCAGACACCCATCGAACGCAGAGTACAGGGACTCTTTACTGAGGTCATTCTGGGACGAGTTCTCCCGAAGCATTTTCGAGACCAAGCCCTTCATCTCCCTCCTCGCTTTTTCATCTTTGCCTTCGAGAACTACCTGCAAGAGCCTTAGAAGCACTTCCTCGTTGCTACTGTGGTTCCCGTCTTCTGCCCCCGTCGCCACTTCCAAAGACACTCTCTTCAATACTTCCCCTGCTCCAGCCCCTTCCAGATGAAGCTGCGACAAGAGCGAGGCCACCTTCTCCTCTTCGTCTTCCGCCCATGGAGCTGCTTCTAAGTACTCCAAACAAGATAGAACTCCAGCATCGAACACTATCGCAGCTGAAACCTGAAACATTCAACCAGAATCAATTACgtcgtaaaccctaaacaaactCTGTTAATGGAAGAATCAAGAATGTTACCTTACCTTCAAGATCCCGAGTACTTTGGAGACATCTTCCTCCATGAGCTTCTTCCGGATATCCTTACAATACATCAACCTCAGAGTTTCCATGTAGATTTCGATATCTTCGCAATCAGAGATTTCGATAGTGTAAGGAAGTGATCGCTGCTGCTTGGACCATCGATCCGAGAGCTTAGCAGCGAAGAACCTACTATGGGCAACAAGTAAATGGCGATGCACGTTCatggagaaactcaacccatcCTTGGAGCTCAGAGTTAGCTTAACATCGCTGGAAGTGGGATCGTTAAACTGGTTCCCAGGGCTGCAACTCCCTAAGATCTCTGCCACTCGTTGCTGCAACATTGCTTGAGTATCCTGAACAGAGAATTGGGATTTCCCAGAAAGAAATGGAGCAAGATCCGCTGTAGTGGAGTTCCTTGGGTGACAATCGGGCTCATTGGCCATCATTTCGAAGAGCGTCGGACTCGATCGGGTTTTATCGAGGGGAGGCTGTGGGGGAGGAGACATGGGGTTTAAGAGCCCGGCATTAAGGGCGGAGTTGAATTTACTGTAACTGGAAGGGAAAGAGCCGAAAGCACCACCACCATTGACACAAATACCGGCGGAAATAGAGGAATCCATAACGGGAGAACCAGGAGAGAAGCTAAGCTTGGGAGCAGCTACCGGTGACTCCGACGGCGACTGTGATTTAAACAGAGAGGTAGTAGTGGAGGACGAGTTAACGGTAATGGTCACAGGAAACGGGCGCTGCAgcttttgatgatgatgttgtgttggtggtggtggtggaggaggaggaggaggagaaggaggaagaagagagggggaaGGGTTATACTTGGAAGAAGTGCAGCACCAAGAGTTGTCAGGGGCGAAAATGGTGGGTGGGTCTCGTTTACggaggtgaaggtgaagggTGAGATCACCGGCGGAGGAAGAGTGTTCGGGGGAATTGGGGGCGGCGGCGGAGGAGGAAATGGTGATTTCCCGACGCTTTCGTCGTTTGGCTTTGGTGGGTTGGATTTGGATATGGGTTTTGATAGGGGCACCTGCTGCCATTGGTCTTTGTTTCTTGTCCTTTAGGCCATTGCGCATCCCAATTCTCACCACACCAACATCACAAGATAGAAAATTGCGATCCGTAAACTTGGGGTTTTAGAGAgaacccaattaaaaaaaaaattaattgaggTTACCAGAGTTAAAAGGAAGAGatcattcttcaatccaaactggaaaaacacagaaaatgggcagagagagagagagagagagagagagttaacgAAGGGATCAAAGCAGATGGATATTAACTGCTCTACTTATGccttttgaaattgaaacccAGTCACTGTGGAGTTAATGCAGCTCTGCAATTGCTCTCTGCCACTAAAgtaggtggagagagaaagagagagaagagaggggggagggggctCTGACCGTAAAACTCTTTAATGAAGAGAACTGAAAACAGTTGATCTGATCGAATTAAAGTCCATATGGAGTTTGGAGTCTTCGAAgaggagggaaagaagaaaagagagagatgggccATGTTTGGTTCAGATAAAGCCAGCTATGAAAACCCAGGTCCCAAAGGTGGAGATGAGGATccatcatttctctctctctttttttctttcttgtgatCTGGACCAGATTGGTTCTTTGTTTtgctagtgctatttctttgctttTAGTGTGTGGGTCTGTTTTCCCCAGTTGTTTTTATGTGTGAACTTTGAATTGTTTTAGCCTGCCCTtatcttcccatgaaaaccccactgaaaaacccaaaaagcaaaaaaatctgGGTGGGCTCCATAGTTCACATgcaaagggagaagaaaaaaacagtGAAACGGTGAAACCCTTGGTGTCTTATTGGCTGTTTGGTTGGTCTGACTTGGATTTGGTGTCTTGGGTCAGTTTTCTTTGGGAACTTGGATATATTATGATCAACAAAATTTAGGAGTTTGGGAACCAAACAaaccccctctccccccttaaaggaaaaaaaatatatatatatattattttcttaGCTTAGTGAAAGAAGAGTTTTTGTGTgaaaagaatctcttcaccttTTCATTGGACTCTCAGAATAGTGAATGTGAGCAATAATTATGCTCTACTTTGGAAGGTATGAAAATGCACATTTAGATGGTAAATACTGAGCAGTTGTAAGCTCTCTTCCTCACAAGGTCTTACCTTTTTCTTTAATTGAATCACACATCATTTGTGGGTCCAGTGGAATCATGGATCCAACAAGAGAGTTGAAGAATCAAATTTAAAAAGCACAGGATCTAGCTGCTTAAAGTGATAGAATTAAGAATCCATTATTCacttaacaattaaataattgTTTTTGCAAGTAAAAgtgaaagaggggggggggcgaAGGGATTAATAATTCACCCATTTGTTGCAAATTTCACAGTTGGATAGATTCATAGATGCAAGCCAAGGATTGACACAGCCCCTCTAGTTGGGCTGCTTTTATTCTTAAGCCAGATAAGATTTAATGGCTACAAACCACCATTAGGTTGGTAGCCAAAGCCCTAGACctcaaagtctttttttttggtaaaatagacCTCAAAGTTGAAGGGAAGACAAAACAGGGCCTACATAAATTCTACATTAATCAAGTCCTAGTTTCATAACAAAGGAGttgtctttttcattttatagaAGGAAAAAGGAGGTGATGTTGGTCTATTGCAATGGGGGTGGCTTGGGGTACACGCGCAGGAAGATAAGTTTTGCAATGAGAAAAAGCCTCTTTGAGCAAATGGCATAGGCTATGCCTTCTCAcatgtttttttattatattttgaagaaaaaaaatgaaatttttttttttttttctgcgaGAGCATAGGCTACCTTGCTTGCTCAGAAAACCCTCTCCCAATTCCTTTATGTCACAGTTTCAAATGCTTGATTGCTGCTTTCCCTTTGTTTATACCTTTGGGTACATACTACCATCTACCATGTGTTgtccct
Protein-coding regions in this window:
- the LOC122058090 gene encoding BTB/POZ domain-containing protein At1g63850-like, which gives rise to MRNGLKDKKQRPMAAGAPIKTHIQIQPTKAKRRKRREITISSSAAAPNSPEHSSSAGDLTLHLHLRKRDPPTIFAPDNSWCCTSSKYNPSPSLLPPSPPPPPPPPPPTQHHHQKLQRPFPVTITVNSSSTTTSLFKSQSPSESPVAAPKLSFSPGSPVMDSSISAGICVNGGGAFGSFPSSYSKFNSALNAGLLNPMSPPPQPPLDKTRSSPTLFEMMANEPDCHPRNSTTADLAPFLSGKSQFSVQDTQAMLQQRVAEILGSCSPGNQFNDPTSSDVKLTLSSKDGLSFSMNVHRHLLVAHSRFFAAKLSDRWSKQQRSLPYTIEISDCEDIEIYMETLRLMYCKDIRKKLMEEDVSKVLGILKVSAAIVFDAGVLSCLEYLEAAPWAEDEEEKVASLLSQLHLEGAGAGEVLKRVSLEVATGAEDGNHSSNEEVLLRLLQVVLEGKDEKARREMKGLVSKMLRENSSQNDLSKESLYSAFDGCLQLLREHFLRAASSDLHDAGQIARQADNLHWILDILIDRQIAEDFLKTWASQGDLSEAHPRVPAVHRYEVSRVTARLFVGIGKGQLLASKEVRCLLLQTWLEPFYDDFGWMRRGASKGLDRHLIEDGLSNTILTLPLPLQQEILLAWFNRFLNSGDDCPNIQRGFEVWWRRAFWKRNGAPDRPPQFRITIASSDHS